A portion of the Thermus tengchongensis genome contains these proteins:
- a CDS encoding thiamine ABC transporter substrate-binding protein, with protein MLRLLAALVFLALGWAQEITVLTHSSFSLDKGLIARFERETGLKLRFLKGGDAGETLNRAILTKGAPIADVIYGFDNTFLSRALEADILLPYRSPEIQNLKATLLLDPSFRALPVDYGWVSLNYDRAHFKDRSLPKAPADLARPEYARLLVVQNPATSSPGLAFLMATVARFGEDGYLDFWAKLRDGGVRVAKGWSEAYYTHFTLYKGDRPLVVSYTTSPAAEVYYSEGKYQEPPTGNLFPELAFFQVEFVGILKGTKNLEGAKKVVDWLLSKPVQENIPTEMWMYPARRDAKLPEVFRFAPEPVGSVRLDPKVMAQNRERWIAEWTQVVLQGQSPEAVRRGRR; from the coding sequence ATGTTGCGACTGCTGGCGGCTTTGGTGTTCTTGGCCCTTGGTTGGGCCCAGGAGATCACGGTCCTCACCCACTCCAGCTTCTCCCTGGATAAGGGGCTCATCGCCCGGTTTGAGCGGGAAACCGGCCTGAAGCTCCGCTTCCTCAAGGGAGGGGACGCGGGGGAGACCCTGAACCGGGCCATCCTCACCAAGGGGGCTCCTATTGCCGACGTGATCTACGGCTTTGACAACACCTTCCTCTCCCGGGCCCTCGAGGCGGACATCCTCCTCCCCTACCGTAGCCCTGAGATCCAGAACCTGAAGGCCACCTTGCTCCTGGACCCCAGCTTTCGCGCCCTTCCCGTGGACTACGGCTGGGTGAGCCTGAACTACGACCGGGCCCACTTCAAGGACCGCTCTTTGCCCAAGGCGCCCGCCGACCTCGCCCGGCCCGAGTACGCCCGGCTCCTGGTGGTGCAAAACCCCGCCACCAGCTCCCCGGGCCTGGCCTTCCTCATGGCCACGGTGGCCCGCTTCGGGGAGGACGGGTACCTGGACTTCTGGGCCAAGCTCCGGGATGGGGGCGTGCGGGTGGCCAAGGGCTGGAGCGAGGCCTACTACACCCACTTCACCCTCTACAAGGGGGATCGGCCCCTGGTGGTCTCCTACACCACGAGCCCCGCCGCCGAGGTCTACTATTCCGAGGGCAAGTACCAGGAACCCCCCACGGGGAACCTCTTCCCCGAGCTGGCCTTCTTCCAGGTGGAGTTCGTGGGGATCCTGAAGGGGACCAAGAACCTGGAAGGAGCCAAGAAGGTGGTGGACTGGCTCCTCTCCAAGCCCGTGCAGGAGAACATCCCCACGGAGATGTGGATGTACCCGGCCCGCCGGGATGCCAAGCTCCCCGAGGTCTTCCGCTTCGCCCCCGAGCCCGTGGGGAGCGTGCGCTTGGACCCCAAGGTCATGGCCCAGAACCGGGAGCGCTGGATCGCGGAGTGGACCCAGGTGGTGCTCCAGGGGCAAAGCCCCGAGGCGGTGCGCCGGGGGCGGCGGTGA
- the rpoC gene encoding DNA-directed RNA polymerase subunit beta' — MKKEVRKVRIALASPEKIRSWSYGEVEKPETINYRTLKPERDGLFDERIFGPTKDYECACGKYKRQRFEGKVCERCGVEVTKSIVRRYRMGHIELATPAAHIWFVKDVPSKIGTLLDLSATELEQVLYFSKYIVLDPKGAVLNGVPVEKGQLLTDEEYRELRYGKQETYPLPQGVDALVKDGEEVVKGQELAPGVVSRMDGVALYRFPRRVRIDYLRKERAGLRLPLSAWVEREGYRPGEILGELPEPYLFRSEEEGVVELKELEEGHLLTLLKDDEPVARYFLPVGLTPLVVHGEVVEKGQPLAEGRGLLRMPRHMTAKEVEAEEEGDTVYLTFFLEWTEPKDYAVAPHMNVVVPEGAHVQAGEKVVAAIDPEEEVIAEAEGIVHLHEPASIVVMKARLYPFEEDVEVTTGDRVAPGDALADGGRVKSEIYGRVEVDLVRNVVRVVESYDIDARMGAEAIQVLLKELDLEKLEAELLEEMKHPSRARRAKARKRLEVVRAFLDSGNRPEWMILEAVPVLPPDLRPMVQVDGGRFATSDLNDLYRRLINRNNRLKKLLAQGAPEIIIRNEKRMLQEAVDAVIDNGRRGSPVTNPGSERPLRSLTDILSGKQGRFRQNLLGKRVDYSGRSVIVVGPQLKLHQCGLPKRMALELFKPFLLKKMEEKGIAPNVKAARRMLERQRDIKDEVWDALEEVIHGKVVLLNRAPTLHRLGIQAFQPVLVEGQSIQLHPLVCEAFNADFDGDQMAVHVPLSSFAQAEARIQMLSAHNLLSPASGEPLAKPSRDIILGLYYITQVRREKKGAGREFATPEEALAAHERGEVALNAPIRVAGKETSVGRLKFVFANPDEALLAVAHGYLDLQDVVTVRYLGRRLETSPGRVLFARIVGEAVGDERVAQELLQMDVPQEKNSLKDLVYQSFLRLGIEKTARLLDALKYYGFTLSTTSGITIGIDDAVIPPEKQRYLEEADKKLRQIEQAYEMGFLTDRERYDQVIQLWTETTEKVTQAVFKNFEENYPFNPLYVMAQSGARGNPQQIRQLCGMRGLMQKPSGETFEVPVRSSFREGLTVLEYFISSHGARKGGADTALRTADSGYLTRKLVDVAHEIVVREADCGTTNFISVPLFQPDEVTRTLRLRKRSDIESGLYGRVLAREVEVLGQRLEEGRYLTLEDVGLIIKAAEAGEIKEVPVRSPLTCQTRYGVCQKCYGYDLSMARPVSIGEAVGVVAAESIGEPGTQLTMRTFHTGGVAVGTDITQGLPRVIELFEARRPKAKAVISEIDGVVRIEETEEKLSVFVESEGFSKEYKLPKDARLVVKDGDYVEAGQPLTRGAVDPHQLLEAKGPEAVERYLVDEIQKVYRAQGVKLHDKHIEIVVRQMLKYVEVTDPGDSRLLEGQVLERWDVEALNERLIAEGKTPVAWKPLLMGVTKSALSTKSWLSAASFQNTTHVLTEAAIAGKKDELIGLKENVILGRLIPAGTGNDFVRFTQVVDKKTLKAIEEARKEAVEAKEKEPALRRPGRREQPGKQA; from the coding sequence ATGAAAAAGGAAGTCCGCAAGGTCCGCATCGCCCTGGCCTCCCCGGAGAAGATCCGCTCCTGGAGCTACGGGGAGGTGGAGAAGCCCGAGACCATCAACTACCGCACCCTGAAGCCGGAGCGGGATGGGCTTTTTGACGAGCGCATCTTCGGCCCCACCAAGGACTACGAGTGCGCCTGCGGGAAGTACAAGCGGCAGCGCTTTGAGGGCAAGGTGTGTGAGCGCTGCGGGGTGGAGGTCACCAAGAGCATCGTGCGCCGCTACCGAATGGGGCATATCGAGCTGGCCACCCCGGCGGCCCACATCTGGTTCGTGAAGGATGTGCCCTCCAAGATCGGCACCCTCCTGGACTTGTCCGCCACCGAGCTGGAGCAGGTCCTCTACTTCAGCAAGTACATCGTCCTGGACCCCAAGGGGGCGGTGCTGAACGGGGTACCGGTGGAAAAGGGCCAGCTCCTCACCGACGAGGAGTACCGGGAGCTCCGCTACGGCAAGCAGGAGACCTACCCCCTGCCCCAGGGGGTGGATGCCCTGGTCAAGGACGGGGAGGAGGTGGTGAAGGGGCAGGAGCTGGCTCCCGGGGTAGTGAGCCGCATGGATGGGGTGGCCCTCTACCGCTTCCCCCGGCGGGTGCGGATCGACTACCTGCGCAAGGAGCGGGCGGGCCTCCGCCTTCCCCTCTCCGCCTGGGTGGAGAGGGAAGGCTATAGGCCGGGAGAGATCCTGGGGGAACTCCCCGAGCCCTACCTTTTCCGGTCGGAGGAGGAGGGGGTGGTGGAGCTCAAGGAGCTCGAGGAGGGCCACCTCCTCACCCTCCTTAAGGACGATGAGCCCGTGGCCCGCTACTTCCTGCCCGTGGGGTTGACCCCCTTGGTGGTCCACGGGGAGGTAGTGGAAAAGGGCCAGCCTCTGGCCGAGGGGCGGGGCCTTCTGCGCATGCCCCGCCACATGACCGCCAAGGAGGTGGAGGCGGAGGAGGAAGGGGACACCGTCTACCTCACCTTCTTCTTAGAGTGGACGGAGCCCAAGGACTATGCGGTGGCCCCCCACATGAACGTGGTGGTGCCGGAAGGGGCCCACGTCCAAGCGGGGGAAAAGGTGGTGGCGGCCATCGACCCCGAGGAGGAGGTGATCGCCGAGGCCGAGGGGATCGTCCACCTGCACGAGCCCGCCAGCATCGTGGTGATGAAAGCCCGCCTCTACCCCTTTGAGGAGGACGTGGAGGTAACCACCGGGGACCGGGTGGCCCCAGGGGATGCCCTGGCCGACGGGGGCAGGGTCAAGAGCGAGATCTACGGCCGGGTGGAGGTGGACCTGGTCCGGAACGTGGTGCGGGTGGTGGAGTCCTACGACATCGACGCCCGCATGGGGGCGGAGGCCATCCAGGTCTTGTTGAAGGAGCTGGACCTGGAGAAGCTGGAGGCCGAGCTCCTGGAGGAGATGAAGCACCCCTCCCGGGCCCGGCGGGCCAAGGCCAGGAAGCGCCTCGAGGTGGTGCGGGCCTTCCTGGACTCCGGCAACCGCCCGGAGTGGATGATCCTCGAGGCGGTGCCCGTGCTCCCCCCGGACCTCCGCCCCATGGTGCAGGTGGACGGGGGGCGCTTCGCCACCAGCGACCTCAACGACCTCTACCGCCGCCTCATCAACCGCAACAACCGCTTGAAGAAGCTTTTGGCCCAGGGGGCTCCCGAGATCATCATCCGCAACGAGAAGCGCATGCTCCAGGAGGCGGTGGATGCGGTGATCGACAACGGCCGCCGCGGCTCCCCCGTCACCAACCCGGGCTCCGAACGGCCCCTTAGGAGCCTCACCGACATCCTCTCCGGCAAGCAGGGCCGCTTCCGCCAGAACCTCTTGGGCAAGCGGGTGGACTACTCGGGCCGGAGCGTGATCGTGGTGGGGCCCCAGCTCAAGCTCCACCAGTGCGGCCTGCCCAAGCGCATGGCCCTGGAGCTCTTCAAGCCCTTCCTCCTCAAGAAGATGGAGGAGAAGGGCATCGCCCCCAACGTGAAGGCGGCCCGCAGGATGCTGGAAAGGCAGCGGGACATCAAGGACGAGGTGTGGGATGCCCTGGAGGAGGTCATCCACGGCAAGGTGGTCCTCTTAAACCGCGCCCCCACCCTGCACCGCCTGGGCATCCAGGCCTTCCAGCCGGTTTTGGTGGAAGGGCAGTCCATCCAGCTCCACCCCCTGGTCTGCGAGGCCTTCAACGCCGACTTCGACGGGGACCAGATGGCGGTGCACGTGCCCCTCTCCTCCTTCGCCCAGGCGGAGGCCCGCATCCAGATGCTCTCCGCCCACAACCTCCTCTCCCCGGCCTCCGGGGAGCCCCTAGCCAAGCCCAGCCGGGACATCATCCTGGGGCTTTACTACATCACCCAGGTGCGCCGGGAGAAGAAGGGGGCAGGCCGGGAGTTCGCCACGCCCGAAGAGGCCCTGGCCGCCCACGAGCGGGGCGAGGTGGCCCTGAACGCCCCCATCCGGGTGGCGGGGAAGGAGACCAGCGTGGGCCGGCTCAAGTTCGTCTTCGCCAACCCCGACGAGGCCCTTTTGGCCGTGGCCCATGGGTACCTGGACCTCCAGGACGTGGTCACGGTGCGCTACCTGGGCCGGCGCTTGGAGACCAGCCCAGGCCGGGTCCTCTTCGCCCGCATCGTGGGCGAAGCGGTGGGGGATGAGCGGGTGGCCCAGGAGCTTCTGCAGATGGACGTCCCCCAGGAGAAGAACTCCCTGAAGGACCTGGTCTACCAGTCCTTCCTGCGCCTGGGGATTGAGAAGACCGCAAGGCTCCTGGACGCCCTCAAGTACTACGGCTTCACCCTCTCCACCACCAGCGGGATCACCATCGGCATCGACGACGCCGTCATCCCCCCCGAGAAGCAGAGGTACCTGGAGGAGGCCGACAAGAAGCTTAGGCAGATCGAGCAGGCCTACGAGATGGGCTTCCTCACCGACCGGGAGCGCTACGACCAGGTGATCCAGCTCTGGACCGAGACCACGGAGAAGGTCACCCAGGCGGTCTTTAAGAACTTCGAGGAGAACTACCCCTTCAACCCCCTTTACGTGATGGCCCAGTCCGGGGCCCGGGGTAACCCCCAGCAGATCCGCCAGCTCTGCGGCATGCGGGGCCTCATGCAAAAGCCCTCGGGGGAGACCTTCGAGGTGCCGGTGCGCTCCTCCTTCCGGGAGGGCCTCACCGTGCTGGAGTACTTCATCTCCAGCCACGGGGCCCGGAAGGGTGGGGCGGACACCGCCCTCCGCACCGCCGACTCCGGCTACCTTACCCGGAAGCTGGTGGACGTGGCCCACGAGATCGTGGTGCGGGAGGCGGACTGCGGCACCACCAACTTCATCTCCGTCCCCCTCTTCCAGCCCGACGAGGTGACCCGCACCCTGCGCCTCAGGAAGCGCTCGGACATCGAGTCCGGGCTTTATGGCCGGGTGCTGGCCCGGGAGGTGGAGGTCTTGGGCCAGCGCCTGGAGGAAGGGCGCTACCTGACCCTCGAGGACGTGGGGCTCATCATCAAGGCGGCGGAGGCCGGGGAGATCAAGGAGGTGCCCGTGCGTAGCCCCCTCACCTGCCAGACCCGCTACGGGGTGTGCCAGAAGTGCTACGGCTACGACCTATCCATGGCCCGGCCGGTGTCCATCGGGGAAGCGGTGGGGGTGGTGGCGGCGGAGTCCATCGGCGAGCCCGGCACCCAGCTCACCATGCGCACCTTCCACACGGGTGGCGTGGCGGTGGGTACCGACATCACCCAGGGTCTGCCCCGGGTGATCGAGCTCTTTGAGGCCCGCAGGCCCAAGGCCAAGGCGGTCATCTCCGAGATCGACGGGGTGGTGCGCATTGAGGAAACCGAGGAGAAGCTTTCCGTCTTCGTGGAATCCGAGGGCTTCTCCAAGGAGTACAAGCTTCCCAAGGATGCCCGCCTGGTGGTGAAGGATGGGGATTACGTGGAGGCAGGCCAGCCTTTGACCCGCGGGGCCGTGGACCCCCACCAGCTTTTGGAGGCCAAGGGCCCCGAGGCGGTGGAACGCTACCTGGTGGACGAGATCCAGAAGGTCTACCGGGCCCAGGGGGTGAAGCTCCACGACAAGCACATCGAGATCGTGGTGCGGCAGATGCTCAAGTACGTGGAGGTCACCGACCCCGGGGATAGCCGTCTGCTGGAGGGCCAGGTCCTGGAGCGGTGGGACGTGGAGGCCTTGAACGAGCGGCTCATCGCCGAGGGCAAGACCCCGGTGGCCTGGAAGCCCCTCCTCATGGGGGTCACCAAGAGCGCCCTCTCCACCAAGAGCTGGCTTTCCGCCGCCAGCTTCCAGAACACCACCCACGTGCTCACCGAGGCGGCCATCGCCGGCAAGAAGGACGAGCTCATCGGCCTCAAGGAGAACGTCATCCTGGGCCGCCTGATCCCTGCGGGGACCGGAAACGACTTCGTGCGCTTTACCCAGGTGGTGGACAAGAAGACCCTCAAGGCCATTGAGGAAGCCAGGAAGGAGGCGGTGGAGGCCAAGGAGAAGGAGCCTGCCCTCCGCCGCCCTGGCCGCCGCGAGCAGCCTGGGAAGCAGGCCTAA
- the rpoB gene encoding DNA-directed RNA polymerase subunit beta — protein MEIKRFGRIREVIPLPPLTEIQVESYKRALQADVPPDKREDVGIQAAFKETFPVEEGDKGKGGMVLDFLEYRIGEPPFSQDECREKDLTYQAPLYARLQLIHKDTGLIKEDEVFLGHIPLMTEDGSFIINGADRVIVSQIHRSPGVYFTPDPARPGRYVASIIPLPKRGPWIDLEVEQNGTVSMKVNKRKFPLILLLRVLGYDAETLNRELGAYGELLGGLLDEAVLSMRPEEALVRLFTLLRPGDPPKKDKALAYLFGLLADPRRYDLGEAGRYKAEEKLGVRLSGRTLARFEDGEFKDEIFLPTLRYLFALTAGVPGHEVDDIDHLGNRRIRTVGELMADQFRVGLSRLARGVRERMVMGSADTLTPAKLVNNRPLEAAIREFFSRSQLSQFKDETNPLSSLRHKRRISALGPGGLTRERAGFDVRDVHRTHYGRICPVETPEGANIGLITSLAAYARVDGLGFIRTPYRRVKNGVVTDEVVYMTATEEDRYTIAQANTPLEGNRIATDRVVARRRGEPVIVGPEEVEFMDVSPKQVFSVNTNLIPFLEHDDANRALMGSNMQTQAVPLIRAQAPVVMTGLEERVVRDSLAAVYAEEDGEVVAVDGRRIAVRYEDGRLVEYTLRRFVRSNQGTALDQRPRVTVGQRVKRGDLLADGPASEGGFLALGQNVLVAIMPFDGYNFEDAIVISEELLKRDFYTSIHIERYEIEARDTKLGPERITRDIPHLSEAALRDLDEEGVVRIGAEVKPGDILVGRTSFKGEQEPSPEERLLRSIFGDKARDVKDTSLRVPPGEGGIVVGTLRLRRGDPGVELKPGVREVVRVYVAQKRKLQVGDKLANRHGNKGVVAKILPVEDMPHLPDGTPVDIILNPLGVPSRMNLGQILETHLGLAGFFLGQRYISPVFDGATEPEIKALLAEAFDLYFGKRKEEGFGVDKRELEVLARAEKLGLVTPGKSPEEQLKELFLQGKVVLYDGRSGEPIEGPIVVGQMFIMKLYHMVEDKMHARSTGPYSLITQQPLGGKAQFGGQRFGEMEVWALEAYGAAHTLQEMLTLKSDDIEGRNAAYEAIIKGEDVPEPSVPESFRVLVKELQALALDVQTLDERDNPVDIFEGLASKR, from the coding sequence ATGGAGATTAAGCGGTTCGGTCGCATCCGAGAGGTCATTCCCCTTCCCCCTTTGACGGAAATCCAGGTGGAGTCCTACAAGAGGGCCCTTCAGGCCGATGTTCCCCCAGATAAGCGGGAGGACGTGGGCATCCAGGCGGCCTTCAAGGAGACCTTCCCCGTGGAGGAGGGGGACAAGGGCAAGGGCGGTATGGTCCTGGACTTCCTGGAGTACCGCATCGGGGAGCCCCCCTTCTCCCAGGACGAGTGCCGGGAGAAGGACCTCACCTACCAGGCCCCCCTCTATGCCCGCCTCCAGCTCATCCACAAGGACACGGGCCTCATCAAGGAGGATGAGGTCTTCCTGGGCCACATCCCCCTCATGACCGAGGACGGCTCCTTCATCATCAACGGGGCCGACCGGGTGATCGTTTCCCAGATCCACCGCTCCCCGGGGGTCTACTTCACCCCGGACCCCGCCCGTCCCGGGCGTTACGTGGCCAGCATCATCCCCTTGCCCAAGCGGGGACCCTGGATCGACCTGGAGGTGGAGCAGAACGGCACCGTCTCCATGAAGGTCAACAAGCGCAAGTTCCCCCTCATCCTCCTCCTCCGGGTCCTGGGTTACGACGCTGAGACCCTGAACCGGGAGCTTGGGGCCTACGGGGAGCTTTTGGGGGGCCTTCTGGACGAGGCGGTGCTCTCCATGCGCCCGGAGGAGGCCTTGGTGCGCCTCTTCACCCTGCTCCGTCCCGGGGACCCTCCCAAGAAGGACAAGGCCTTGGCCTACCTCTTTGGCCTTTTGGCCGACCCAAGGCGGTATGACCTGGGGGAGGCGGGGCGGTACAAAGCGGAGGAAAAGCTGGGCGTGCGCCTTTCCGGTCGCACCCTGGCGCGCTTTGAGGACGGGGAGTTCAAGGACGAGATCTTCCTCCCCACCCTGCGCTACCTCTTCGCCCTCACCGCCGGGGTGCCGGGCCACGAGGTGGACGACATCGACCACCTGGGCAACCGCCGCATCCGCACCGTGGGGGAGCTCATGGCCGACCAGTTCCGGGTGGGCCTAAGCCGCCTGGCCCGCGGGGTGCGGGAGAGGATGGTGATGGGCTCCGCCGATACCCTTACCCCGGCCAAGCTGGTGAACAACCGGCCCCTCGAGGCGGCCATCCGGGAGTTCTTCAGCCGTAGCCAGCTCTCCCAGTTCAAGGACGAGACCAACCCCCTTTCCTCCTTGCGCCACAAAAGGCGCATCTCCGCCCTGGGTCCTGGGGGCCTCACCCGGGAGCGGGCGGGATTTGACGTGCGGGACGTGCACCGCACCCACTACGGGCGCATCTGCCCGGTGGAAACCCCGGAAGGCGCCAACATCGGCCTCATCACCTCCTTGGCCGCCTACGCCCGGGTGGACGGGCTGGGCTTCATCCGCACCCCCTACCGCCGGGTGAAGAACGGGGTGGTCACCGACGAGGTGGTCTACATGACCGCCACCGAGGAGGACCGGTACACCATCGCCCAGGCCAACACCCCCCTCGAGGGGAACCGCATCGCCACCGACCGGGTGGTGGCAAGGCGCCGGGGGGAGCCGGTGATCGTGGGCCCGGAGGAGGTGGAGTTCATGGACGTCTCCCCCAAGCAGGTCTTCTCCGTGAACACCAACCTCATTCCCTTCCTGGAGCACGACGACGCCAACCGGGCCCTCATGGGTTCCAACATGCAGACCCAGGCGGTGCCCCTCATTCGGGCCCAGGCCCCGGTGGTGATGACGGGCCTCGAGGAGCGGGTGGTGCGGGACTCCCTGGCCGCGGTCTACGCGGAGGAGGACGGGGAGGTGGTGGCGGTGGATGGCCGCCGCATCGCCGTGCGCTACGAGGATGGCCGCTTGGTGGAGTACACCTTGCGTCGCTTCGTGCGCTCCAACCAGGGTACCGCCCTGGACCAGCGTCCCCGGGTGACCGTGGGCCAGAGGGTGAAGAGGGGGGATCTCTTGGCGGATGGCCCGGCCTCCGAAGGGGGCTTTTTGGCCCTGGGGCAGAACGTCCTGGTGGCCATCATGCCCTTTGACGGCTACAACTTCGAGGACGCCATCGTCATCAGCGAGGAGCTTCTAAAGCGGGACTTCTACACCTCCATCCACATCGAGCGCTACGAGATCGAGGCCCGGGACACCAAGCTGGGCCCGGAGCGGATCACCCGGGACATCCCCCACCTCTCCGAGGCGGCCCTGAGGGACCTGGACGAGGAGGGGGTGGTGCGCATCGGGGCCGAGGTGAAGCCCGGGGATATCCTGGTGGGCCGCACCAGCTTCAAGGGGGAGCAGGAGCCCTCCCCGGAGGAGAGGCTTCTGCGCTCCATCTTCGGGGATAAGGCCCGGGATGTGAAGGACACCTCCTTGCGGGTTCCCCCGGGCGAGGGGGGCATCGTGGTGGGTACCCTGCGCCTGCGCCGGGGGGACCCCGGGGTGGAGCTGAAGCCCGGGGTGCGGGAGGTGGTGCGGGTTTACGTGGCGCAAAAGCGCAAGCTCCAGGTGGGGGATAAGCTGGCCAACCGCCACGGGAACAAGGGGGTGGTGGCCAAGATCCTCCCGGTGGAGGACATGCCCCATCTGCCGGACGGCACCCCCGTGGACATCATCCTGAACCCCCTGGGTGTGCCCAGCCGTATGAACCTGGGCCAGATCCTGGAAACCCATCTGGGCCTGGCGGGCTTCTTCCTGGGCCAGCGCTACATCTCCCCGGTCTTCGACGGGGCCACGGAGCCCGAGATCAAGGCCCTTTTGGCCGAGGCCTTCGACCTTTACTTCGGCAAGCGGAAGGAGGAGGGCTTCGGGGTGGACAAGAGGGAGCTGGAGGTCCTGGCCCGGGCGGAGAAGCTGGGCCTGGTGACCCCCGGCAAAAGCCCGGAGGAGCAGCTTAAGGAGCTTTTCCTCCAGGGCAAGGTGGTCCTTTACGACGGCCGCTCCGGCGAGCCCATCGAGGGCCCCATCGTGGTGGGGCAGATGTTCATCATGAAGCTCTACCACATGGTGGAGGACAAGATGCACGCCCGCTCCACCGGCCCCTACTCCCTGATCACCCAGCAACCCTTGGGCGGCAAGGCCCAGTTCGGCGGCCAACGCTTCGGGGAGATGGAGGTGTGGGCCCTCGAGGCCTACGGGGCCGCCCACACCTTGCAGGAGATGCTCACCCTGAAGTCCGACGACATCGAGGGCCGCAACGCCGCCTACGAGGCCATCATCAAGGGGGAGGACGTGCCCGAACCCAGCGTGCCCGAGTCCTTCCGGGTGCTGGTGAAGGAGCTTCAGGCCTTGGCCTTGGACGTGCAGACCCTGGACGAGCGGGACAACCCCGTGGACATCTTTGAGGGATTGGCGTCCAAGCGGTAG
- a CDS encoding RNA-binding protein: MADLSSYLKRARGGRVVQTGFLDLEAQALLEEAARAEGLRVAFFGGFPLAERKVAVLYPAEIPFVHDPVEVVFLEKEPPDLGEAMGDLEAWEGGFLVALLPQGKKALQEAGFALLPPPEGALKAKSERVRTLVVPSLRVDAVGAKGFGVSRTYFAQGVRAGKVRLKGRPASPKDEMAPGDTLLAEGLGSLRLLEVLGETRRGNYKIRVEVER, encoded by the coding sequence GTGGCGGACCTCTCCTCCTACCTCAAACGGGCCCGGGGCGGGCGGGTGGTGCAGACCGGCTTCCTGGACCTCGAGGCCCAGGCCCTCCTGGAGGAGGCGGCTCGGGCCGAGGGGCTTAGGGTGGCCTTCTTCGGCGGCTTCCCCCTGGCGGAGCGGAAGGTGGCCGTCCTCTACCCGGCGGAGATCCCCTTCGTGCATGACCCCGTGGAGGTGGTTTTCCTGGAGAAGGAGCCCCCGGACCTGGGGGAGGCCATGGGGGACCTCGAGGCGTGGGAGGGGGGCTTTCTGGTAGCCCTTCTGCCTCAAGGGAAGAAGGCCCTCCAGGAGGCGGGCTTTGCCCTCCTGCCCCCGCCGGAAGGGGCTTTGAAGGCCAAGAGCGAGCGGGTCCGCACCCTGGTGGTGCCCTCCTTAAGGGTGGATGCGGTGGGGGCCAAGGGCTTTGGGGTCTCCCGCACCTACTTCGCCCAGGGGGTGAGGGCGGGGAAGGTGCGGCTCAAGGGCCGGCCCGCCTCCCCCAAGGACGAGATGGCCCCGGGGGACACCCTCTTGGCGGAGGGCCTGGGGAGTCTGAGGCTTCTAGAGGTGCTTGGCGAAACGAGGCGGGGCAACTATAAAATCAGGGTGGAGGTGGAGCGCTAG
- a CDS encoding fuculose-1-phosphate aldolase, which translates to MLARIYTAFRQVGEDLFHQRLISATAGNFSVRTKEGFLITRSGVQKARLTPEDLVEVPLEGPFPEGASVESVIHREVYRKTPARAIVHAHPRVAVALSLHLDRIVPLDLEGQYYLKEVPVLSPRTVSATEEAALAVAEALREHRVCLLRGHGAFAIGLKERLEEALLEAYSLLTTLEESAEILFYHRLWGKG; encoded by the coding sequence ATGCTGGCGCGGATCTACACCGCCTTTCGCCAGGTGGGGGAGGACCTCTTCCACCAGCGCCTCATCTCCGCCACCGCGGGCAACTTTTCCGTGCGCACCAAGGAGGGCTTTCTCATCACCCGAAGCGGGGTGCAGAAGGCCCGCCTGACCCCCGAGGACCTGGTGGAGGTGCCCCTGGAGGGCCCCTTCCCTGAAGGGGCCAGCGTGGAGAGCGTGATCCACCGGGAGGTCTACCGGAAGACCCCGGCCCGGGCCATCGTCCACGCCCACCCCCGGGTAGCGGTGGCCCTTTCCCTGCACCTGGACCGGATCGTTCCCCTGGACCTCGAGGGCCAGTACTACCTAAAGGAGGTGCCGGTGCTCTCCCCAAGGACCGTTTCCGCCACGGAGGAGGCGGCCTTGGCTGTGGCTGAGGCCCTGAGGGAGCACCGGGTTTGCCTCCTAAGGGGCCACGGGGCCTTCGCCATCGGCCTCAAGGAGCGCCTAGAGGAGGCCCTCCTCGAGGCCTACAGCCTCCTCACCACCTTGGAGGAGAGTGCGGAGATCCTCTTTTACCACCGCCTTTGGGGGAAGGGATGA
- a CDS encoding alpha/beta fold hydrolase, whose amino-acid sequence MREEIGYIPVGEAELYVEDVGDEHAPALLVLHGGPGGNAYALREGLQDYLEGFRVIYFDQRGSGRSLELPQDPRLFTIDALVGDTVALAEALGLDQFHLLAHGFGALVALELLRRYPEALGAVLLSPWVSFPWLSARLAEAAGLEPLADPEANLRAALEKAEPKLLFDRLMFPTPHGRLEYEWVAEGSGILGPDTPAWGFLRNGLWRLDYTPYLSPSSKQVAVVVGEQDGTSYPYAEEVAGRLKAPIRVIPGAGHYPWIDQPEAFGEAFRESLEGLLAPSPWRV is encoded by the coding sequence ATGCGGGAAGAAATCGGCTACATCCCCGTAGGGGAAGCGGAGCTCTACGTGGAGGACGTGGGGGACGAGCATGCCCCGGCCCTCCTGGTCCTCCACGGGGGGCCTGGGGGCAACGCCTACGCCCTCAGGGAGGGGCTTCAGGACTACCTGGAGGGCTTTCGGGTCATCTACTTCGACCAGCGGGGTTCGGGGCGGAGCCTGGAGCTTCCCCAGGACCCCAGGCTTTTTACCATAGATGCCCTGGTGGGGGATACCGTGGCCCTGGCCGAGGCCTTGGGACTGGATCAGTTTCATCTTCTGGCCCACGGCTTTGGGGCCCTGGTGGCCCTGGAGCTCCTCCGCCGCTACCCGGAGGCCCTGGGGGCGGTCCTCCTTTCCCCCTGGGTGAGCTTCCCCTGGCTTTCCGCAAGGCTTGCGGAGGCGGCGGGGCTGGAGCCCTTGGCCGACCCCGAGGCGAACCTGAGGGCGGCCTTGGAGAAGGCGGAGCCCAAGCTCCTCTTCGACCGCCTCATGTTTCCCACCCCCCATGGCCGCCTGGAGTACGAGTGGGTGGCGGAGGGCTCCGGCATCCTGGGGCCGGATACCCCTGCCTGGGGCTTCCTGCGCAACGGCCTTTGGCGGCTGGACTACACCCCCTACCTTTCCCCCAGCTCCAAGCAGGTGGCGGTGGTGGTGGGGGAGCAGGACGGCACCAGCTACCCCTACGCGGAGGAGGTGGCGGGGCGCCTCAAAGCCCCCATCCGGGTGATCCCTGGGGCTGGGCACTACCCCTGGATCGACCAACCGGAGGCTTTTGGCGAGGCCTTCCGCGAGAGCCTCGAGGGCCTGCTGGCTCCCTCTCCTTGGAGGGTGTGA